TGAAAAGCAGGTCGACTATGAGTTAAAGGTTTTGAAAGAATTATCTCTACGTAAAATAAAAGAAAAAGTAGTTTCCCACTATTCGTTGTTATTCCAAAGTGGTGTTTTACATCGGTCTGTCGTTGAAGATGGATGTGTCGATTTTGCCATTGAGTCCTATCTATTAGGGGCTCAATATAGCCGCTTCGCTTATTATGGTGAGACTTATGAACGAGTCGAAGAGCGATCAAAAAAAGAGGTGAGGGAGATAACCCACGCTTTATTTGATTACTTATTAAGTTGGGGAAAAGCTACTGAGGATGATGTAGTAAATGACTCCATCTTTTTGTTGAGTGAATCGTTTGTACAGAAGTGGTGGACGGAAGGATTTCAGATTGGGGAAAAGAGAAGAAAATTAAAGCTCCGTTAATCATAAATTGCCGCTTTGTCCCATATGATGGATTAGAAGGACGAGCGGGAGGGGTCGAATGAAACGGCGAGAAAAGTGGCTTTTTTTTATCATCGGATTGGGCATCTTACTATTTATTATTCAATTTCCTTTTTCGAATTTGAATTCGTGGAAGTCGTGGAATCTCCCCTTATCTGGGAAAATTATATATATCGACCCGGGGCATGGCGGGCCTGATGGGGGAGCGGTTGGTGAATCTCTGTTAGAAAAAGATGTAGCGCTAAATATCTCTTTAAAATTGCGTGATTATCTTCAAGAGCAAGGGGCTCTCGTATTAATGACAAGGGAAGAGGATGAGGATTTAGCAAATAAAGATACAAGTGGTTATAGTAAAAGAAAATCAGAGGATATTCGAAAACGTGTAGAGCTGATTAATGAATCTGAAGCAGATGTCTTTTTAAGTATTCACTTAAATGCTATTCCATCAGCGAGATGGAGAGGAGCACAAACGTTTTTCAATGGTGCATATGAAGAAAACGAAGCGGTTGCTAAGTTTATTCAAGATGAGTTGAGAACGAATTTGGAGAATACAGAACGTCAAGCGAAACGAATTAACGGTATTTATTTGTTAAAGCATGTAGAAAAACCGGGGGCCCTTGTTGAGGTAGGCTTCCTCTCAAATCCAGAAGAAGAACAACTTTTAGCATCCGAAGACTACCAGAACAAGGTTGCTGCTTCCATTTATAAAGGATTGCTGCGCTATTTAACAAATGAACAAAATCCACCAGATTAATTCAAAAGGTTCGCTCTTATGCGGGTCTTTTTTTATGTCTGTTTTTTAAAGAATCGTTGCGAAAGACAATTGACTCCTGCGGGATGTAGAGGGAAGCAAGTGTTCGTATAAAAGTGACTGAAAAAGTAGTATTGGATTGAAAGCAACGAGGGTCATTGAAGAAGAAACGGAGGTCTGATCAGTAAAAGACAGGGTACTCAGTTTTTTCCTAGATGTGGATTGTAAATAATATCCGTTCAGAATGGGATATGATATACTTATGGTAAAAATGAAAACGAGTACAACAAGGGGTGGATGAAATGAACGAACAATTAGTCAAGCAAGTATTAGAGACATTGAAAGAACCATTTTTACATAAAACATTAAAAGAGCTTGAAGCCATTCAAGAAATTAGCATCAAGGAAGAAAAAAATCATGTAAGTGTGAAAGTAGCCATTTCCAAAACAGGTACGCCTGAGCAACTACAGTTGCAACAGCTTATCGTGAAGAAGTTAAAAGAGGCAGGTGCTGAAACTGTAGGCCTTCGTTTTGTTGAACTTCCTG
This genomic window from Bacillus kexueae contains:
- the cwlD gene encoding N-acetylmuramoyl-L-alanine amidase CwlD → MKRREKWLFFIIGLGILLFIIQFPFSNLNSWKSWNLPLSGKIIYIDPGHGGPDGGAVGESLLEKDVALNISLKLRDYLQEQGALVLMTREEDEDLANKDTSGYSKRKSEDIRKRVELINESEADVFLSIHLNAIPSARWRGAQTFFNGAYEENEAVAKFIQDELRTNLENTERQAKRINGIYLLKHVEKPGALVEVGFLSNPEEEQLLASEDYQNKVAASIYKGLLRYLTNEQNPPD
- a CDS encoding DUF2521 family protein, which translates into the protein MMSVIHSLNDKRREKQVDYELKVLKELSLRKIKEKVVSHYSLLFQSGVLHRSVVEDGCVDFAIESYLLGAQYSRFAYYGETYERVEERSKKEVREITHALFDYLLSWGKATEDDVVNDSIFLLSESFVQKWWTEGFQIGEKRRKLKLR